A genomic window from Peromyscus maniculatus bairdii isolate BWxNUB_F1_BW_parent chromosome 1, HU_Pman_BW_mat_3.1, whole genome shotgun sequence includes:
- the Ccdc179 gene encoding coiled-coil domain-containing protein 179: protein MCLERVRDEEPAQVYPEGPRRHHPSEVSARQSLNKRIHYMQNLRKEKKKLGKRFARPNPVPDPGILWTTD, encoded by the exons ATGTGCCTGGAGCGTGTGAGGGACGAGGAGCCTGCCCAAGTCTACCCA GAAGGACCACGAAGGCACCATCCTTCAGAGGTTTCTGCCAGGCAG tctttgaatAAACGTATCCACTACATGCAAAacctaaggaaagagaagaagaaattggGAAAGAGGTTTGCAAGGCCTAACCCCGTTCCAGATCCAGGAATCCTG TGGACAACTGATTAA